A part of Bacillus rossius redtenbacheri isolate Brsri chromosome 1, Brsri_v3, whole genome shotgun sequence genomic DNA contains:
- the LOC134528331 gene encoding uncharacterized protein LOC134528331: protein MKVLAVVLALAAAAAAELPANYGSPDAQVEAAPYPPSGWRPSGRQFQLPARQSSNYLPPPQYGPPQYGPPEEETTEQPSTTELPTTTEVSTEQDGSDELADGNSAAARRQRLQQREREQLDSGLYYVLLPDGRLQRVAYTAGRDAALSQQLSAQAPQQLSNGYYAQIQYHDVEPIRAPIYQYSAPLVRILK from the exons ATGAAG GTCCTGGCCGTGGTACTGGcgctggcggcggcggcggcggcggagctCCCCGCGAACTACGGCTCCCCAGACGCCCAGGTGGAGGCGGCGCCCTACCCGCCCTCCGGCTGGAGGCCCTCTGGCCGCCAGTTCCAGCTGCCCGCCAGGCAGTCCTCCAACTACCTGCCGCCCCCGCAGTACGGCCCCCCGCAGTACGGCCCCCCCGAGGAGGAGACCACGGAGCAGCCCTCCACCACGGAGCTGCCCACCACCACCGAGGTCTCCACCGAGCAG GACGGCTCCGACGAGCTCGCCGACGGCAACAGCGCCGCCGCCCGCCGCCAGAGGCTGCAGCAGAGGGAGCGCGAGCAGCTGGACAGCGGGCTGTACTACGTGCTGCTGCCGGACGGCAGACTGCAGCGGGTCGCCTACACCGCCGGGCGCGACGCCGCCCTCTCGCAGCAGCTCAGCGCTCAGGCGCCTCAGCAGCTGAGCAACGGCTACTACGCTCAGATACAGTACCACGACGTGGAGCCGATCCGGGCGCCCATCTACCAGTACTCGGCGCCGCTGGTCAGGATCCTCAAGTGA
- the LOC134528323 gene encoding uncharacterized protein LOC134528323, translating into MKVLAVVLALAAAAAAELPANYGSPDAQVEAAPYPPSGWRPSGRQFQLPARQSSNYLPPPQYGPPQYGPPEEETTEQPSTTELPTTTEVSTEQDGSDELADGNSAAGRRQRLQQREREQLDSGLYYVLLPDGRLQRVAYTAGRDAALSQQLSAQAPQQLSNGYYAQIQYHDVEPIRAPIYQYSAPLVRILK; encoded by the exons ATGAAG GTCCTGGCCGTGGTACTGGcgctggcggcggcggcggcggcggagctCCCCGCGAACTACGGCTCCCCAGACGCCCAGGTGGAGGCGGCGCCCTACCCGCCCTCCGGCTGGAGGCCCTCTGGCCGCCAGTTCCAGCTGCCCGCCAGGCAGTCCTCCAACTACCTGCCGCCCCCGCAGTACGGCCCCCCGCAGTACGGCCCCCCCGAGGAGGAGACCACGGAGCAGCCCTCCACCACGGAGCTGCCCACCACCACCGAGGTCTCCACCGAGCAG GACGGCTCCGACGAGCTCGCCGACGGCAACAGCGCCGCCGGCCGCCGCCAGAGGCTGCAGCAGAGGGAGCGCGAGCAGCTGGACAGCGGGCTGTACTACGTGCTGCTGCCGGACGGCAGACTGCAGCGGGTCGCCTACACCGCCGGGCGCGACGCCGCCCTCTCGCAGCAGCTCAGCGCTCAGGCGCCTCAGCAGCTGAGCAACGGCTACTACGCTCAGATACAGTACCACGACGTGGAGCCGATCCGGGCGCCCATCTACCAGTACTCGGCGCCGCTGGTCAGGATCCTCAAGTGA